In Malus sylvestris chromosome 16, drMalSylv7.2, whole genome shotgun sequence, the following are encoded in one genomic region:
- the LOC126609388 gene encoding uncharacterized protein LOC126609388 isoform X1, translating to MENTTVISGGKPTVMVTNDDGIEGPGILALVQVLVSAHRYNVLVCAPDSEKSAVSHCITWLHPIAAKKVHINGATVYAVSGSPADCASLGVSKTLFPSIPDLVISGINQGSNCGYHIVYSGTVAGAREAFLNGVPAISISYDWVRGKSNINDFTLAAEACLPIINGVLVELRNKTYPQRCFLNVDLPCNVANHKGYKLTKQGKSIIKMGWRQVTSDTEGGKMLSTMVNSTASAESDTSTTPAENLYFAREVRGAQVDEDDNDHRFLQEGYITVTPLGAITNAEIDCHTYLKEWLPKVVERSSPSAL from the exons ATGGAAAACACCACTGTCATCTCCGGCGGCAAGCCCACCGTGATGGTCACAAACGACGACGGAATCGAAGGCCCTGGCATTCTCGCTCTCGTCCAAGTCCTCGTATCCGCCCATCGCTACAATGTCCTCGTCTGTGCCCCCGACTC GGAGAAGTCGGCAGTGAGCCACTGCATCACATGGCTCCATCCGATTGCTGCCAAGAAAGTGCATATCAATGGAGCAACAGTGTATGCTGTTTCTG GATCTCCAGCTGATTGTGCTTCTTTGGGTGTTTCCAAAACGCTTTTTCCTTCAATTCCTGACCTG GTAATCAGTGGCATAAACCAGGGCAGCAACTGCGGTTATCACAT TGTTTACTCTGGAACGGTGGCCGGTGCCCGTGAGGCCTTTCTTAACGGTGTACCTGCTATCTCTATATCATATGATTG GGTTAGAGGTAAGAGCAATATTAATGACTTCACACTTGCTGCCGAGGCTTGCTTACCGATCATAAATGGAGTACTGGTGGAATTAAGAAACAAAACCTATCCTCAAAGATGTTTCTTGAATGTAGATCTTCCATGTAATGTTGCTAATCATAAG GGGTATAAGCTGACTAAGCAAGGCAAAAGTATAATAAAAATGGGGTGGAGGCAAGTTACTTCTGACACTGAAGGCGGAAAAATGTTGTCAACAATGGTAAATTCAACTGCATCAGCTGAAAGTGATACATCAACCACACCAGCTGAAAATCTTTATTTCGCGAGAGAA GTAAGGGGTGCCCAAGTTGATGAGGATGATAATGACCACCGCTTTCTTCAAGAAGGATAT ATTACTGTCACTCCTCTTGGTGCCATAACAAATGCTGAGATAGACTGCCACACCTACTTGAAAGAGTGGCTTCCAAAAGTGGTTGAGCGCTCCTCTCCATCAGCTTTATAA
- the LOC126609388 gene encoding uncharacterized protein LOC126609388 isoform X2: MENTTVISGGKPTVMVTNDDGIEGPGILALVQVLVSAHRYNVLVCAPDSEKSAVSHCITWLHPIAAKKVHINGATVYAVSGSPADCASLGVSKTLFPSIPDLVISGINQGSNCGYHIVYSGTVAGAREAFLNGVPAISISYDWVRGKSNINDFTLAAEACLPIINGVLVELRNKTYPQRCFLNVDLPCNVANHKGYKLTKQGKSIIKMGWRQVTSDTEGGKMLSTMVNSTASAESDTSTTPAENLYFAREITVTPLGAITNAEIDCHTYLKEWLPKVVERSSPSAL, encoded by the exons ATGGAAAACACCACTGTCATCTCCGGCGGCAAGCCCACCGTGATGGTCACAAACGACGACGGAATCGAAGGCCCTGGCATTCTCGCTCTCGTCCAAGTCCTCGTATCCGCCCATCGCTACAATGTCCTCGTCTGTGCCCCCGACTC GGAGAAGTCGGCAGTGAGCCACTGCATCACATGGCTCCATCCGATTGCTGCCAAGAAAGTGCATATCAATGGAGCAACAGTGTATGCTGTTTCTG GATCTCCAGCTGATTGTGCTTCTTTGGGTGTTTCCAAAACGCTTTTTCCTTCAATTCCTGACCTG GTAATCAGTGGCATAAACCAGGGCAGCAACTGCGGTTATCACAT TGTTTACTCTGGAACGGTGGCCGGTGCCCGTGAGGCCTTTCTTAACGGTGTACCTGCTATCTCTATATCATATGATTG GGTTAGAGGTAAGAGCAATATTAATGACTTCACACTTGCTGCCGAGGCTTGCTTACCGATCATAAATGGAGTACTGGTGGAATTAAGAAACAAAACCTATCCTCAAAGATGTTTCTTGAATGTAGATCTTCCATGTAATGTTGCTAATCATAAG GGGTATAAGCTGACTAAGCAAGGCAAAAGTATAATAAAAATGGGGTGGAGGCAAGTTACTTCTGACACTGAAGGCGGAAAAATGTTGTCAACAATGGTAAATTCAACTGCATCAGCTGAAAGTGATACATCAACCACACCAGCTGAAAATCTTTATTTCGCGAGAGAA ATTACTGTCACTCCTCTTGGTGCCATAACAAATGCTGAGATAGACTGCCACACCTACTTGAAAGAGTGGCTTCCAAAAGTGGTTGAGCGCTCCTCTCCATCAGCTTTATAA